Proteins encoded in a region of the Neodiprion virginianus isolate iyNeoVirg1 chromosome 2, iyNeoVirg1.1, whole genome shotgun sequence genome:
- the LOC124297371 gene encoding uncharacterized protein LOC124297371 isoform X4, whose product MFYLFCAIGAFIILSTGASNFVRNQDICGQNNGRRLYLELGERGILYAKNVTFVKNAPRQQTSRAYVTNSSHNQCSLELVSCPSCIITVTFKHLELSHHCGDGSMTIDNPCRCDYVWIAEPPYEDVSGTPFCGLYTPLTYRSSTRTLSITLLYSKSHKHAFAMEYTAERNRLHLTGADIVTGVAKTLNNTGGGILTSPFFPARYPRDLGMEYIITCAAEAPSCRVRVLFSDFQLATVSIVEFYDWNGQRLDVSSGARFRPPVIVSSGPSLLIRFYANGGTGLGYKAFYSFVIGHLYDKSIQPITDCGGYVENLGGAITMMDMVNQGAKTYDCVWLIRPPKNFLHMKTHMYLKVVTFADMAGTTELTIKQGPTSALSPLEILRHPASQLQPPRLREHIAPVASGFHVSLRGTFGPTSRLAIAYSAFSYTDCFTGSDFLCQNHRCIPSQLNCDGFDHCGDDSDEPTTCFRNWGIEPQDGKWHVNKANYYFPKIDRYPDLKTATLVFVASSLGLIILISALIVLLYRMGARARQQRELQSRLQTISELLDGARIDEITVSDDPPVYEAPPGYDEVVKIGLESEGTRRKRKKSSYRQPRSRSTPNQHSNDLETQSTSLLVRDDASISNCSQTTPVLNEIRQSIPESPPPAYVTPPGTTLRNILIPVTASPTFYNEEGEYVTSMEGSRARYSWINETSTNATSLPASEEPPADGPPSSLEAQTLGAYLQSYITGLTENSTLQQLSSQDASRDMNPEYEEKSEERGDVVNIEPENCACEGACGCAINECEGAREGEKLLDITSSIDEPQRDFSTTRNAIIKLLGSSNGTMTSSGRTNLNSTTVSKSSTPNSTLGRAAGLPGLRSPSICSKDSFITRISTLSSKYSSDEPHYEFDIVSEVTSIGAMTNLNTVANTPNCTPRITSPVSSRVGNHITCDMESLYESVKILDSFLLARGIPILQSRNHSTETLHHVGSEYGTCGNGASGESSNRNVTASRVWRSTDDTLIS is encoded by the exons atgttttatttgttttgcG CCATCGGCGCATTCATTATTCTTTCGACCGGTGCAAGTAACTTTGTTCGAAACCAAGACATCTGTGGGCAAAACAACGGGCGACGACTTTATTTGGAACTCGGGGAGCGAGGTATTCTTTATGCGAAGAATGTTACGTTTGTCAAAAATGCACCCAGACAACAAACATCACGAGCTTACGTCACCAACAGTTCACACAATCAGTGCAGTCTGGAACTCGTTTCTTGTCCATCTTGTATCATCACCGTGACATTTAAACACCTTGAACTGTCTCACCACTGTGGAGATGGAAGTATGACGATAGACAACCCCTGCAG GTGCGATTACGTCTGGATCGCAGAACCTCCATACGAAGATGTATCTGGTACACCGTTTTGCGGCTTGTACACACCTCTCACGTACAGATCTAGCACGCGTACGTTATCTATCACTTTGTTGTACAGCAAATCACACAAGCATGCTTTTGCAATGGAATATACAGCTGAGA GGAATAGGTTACACTTGACAGGTGCTGATATAGTGACCGGAGTCGCAAAAACACTAAACAACACTGGTGGTGGTATACTAACTTCACCATTTTTTCCGGCGCGTTATCCGAGGGATTTAGGAATGGAATACATAATAACATGTGCAGCAGAAGCTCCTTCTTGTCGAGTCAGGGTACTCTTTAGTGATTTTCAACTCGCTACAGTTTCTATCGTTGAG TTTTACGACTGGAATGGACAGCGTCTGGATGTTAGCAGCGGTGCTAGATTTCGACCACCGGTTATAGTCAGCTCTGGACCGTCACTTCTCATAAGATTTTATGCGAATGGAGGAACTGGTCTGGGCTACAAAGCATTCTATTCCTTTGTCATTGGTCATTTATACGACAAGTCAATACAACCCATCACTGATTGCGGAGGGTACGTTGAGAATTTGGGCGGAGCCATTACAATGATGGACATGGTCAATCAAGGAGCGAAGACCTACGATTGTGTCTGGTTGATCAGACctccaaaaaattttctccacaTGAAAACTCATATGTACTTGAAGGTGGTCACCTTTGCTGACATGG cTGGAACCACAGAACTGACGATTAAGCAAGGACCCACATCTGCACTTTCTCCTTTGGAGATTCTTCGGCATCCTGCGAGTCAGTTACAACCTCCTAGATTAAGGGAGCACATTGCCCCAGTTGCAAGCGGCTTTCATGTTAGCCTGAGAGGAACTTTTGGTCCCACTTCTAGGCTCGCTATAGCGTATTCTGCGTTCAGTTACacag ATTGTTTCACGGGATCAGATTTTCTGTGTCAAAACCACAGATGCATACCAAGTCAACTTAATTGTGATGGGTTCGATCACTGCGGGGATGACAGTGATGAGCCGACAACTTGTTTCAGAA ACTGGGGAATAGAGCCACAAGATGGAAAGTGGCACGTGAACAAGGCAAACTACTACTTTCCGAAGATCGATCGATATCCAGACCTGAAAACAGCTACTTTAGTATTTGTAGCTAGCAGTCTTGGACTTATCATATTAATATCTGCACTGATTGTCTTACTTTATAGAATGGGTGCTCGTGCTCGTCAACAGAGAGAATTACAGTCACGCTTGCAGACAATTAGCGAGCTCCTAG ATGGAGCACGAATTGACGAGATCACTGTATCAGATGATCCGCCAGTCTATGAAGCTCCTCCAGGTTATGACGAGGTTGTAAAGATTGGACTGGAATCAGAGGGTACTAGGCGCAAGCGAAAAAAGTCGTCCTACAGACAACCTCGCAGCAGAAGTACGCCGAATCAACACTC CAATGATTTAGAAACACAGTCCACATCTCTGCTAGTCCGGGATGACGCAAGTATAAGTAACTGCAGCCAAACTACGCCTGTGCTAAATGAAATCAGACAATCAATTCCCGAAAGTCCACCACCGGCGTACGTTACTCCACCAGGGACAACGcttcgaaatattttaattcctGTCACAGCTTCGCCAACATTTTATAACG AAGAGGGGGAATACGTGACGAGTATGGAAGGTAGCAGGGCTCGGTACTCATGGATTAACGAGACTAGCACAAATGCAACTTCACTACCAGCATCAGAGGAGCCACCAGCAGACGGACCCCCTTCGTCATTGGAAGCGCAAACGCTTGGTGCGTATCTGCAATCTTACATCACAGGATTAACAGAAAATTCTACTCTGCAGCAACTCAGCTCTCAAGATGCATCGAGGGACATGAATCCAGAATACGAAGAAAAGTCAGAAGAAAGAGGAGATGTCGTCAACATTGAGCCAGAAAATTGTGCATGCGAAGGAGCCTGTGGATGTGCAATTAATGAATGCGAGGGTGCGAGagaaggtgaaaaattgttggaCATCACATCTTCGATCGATGAGCCTCAAAGGGATTTTTCGACTACGAGAAACGcaattatcaaattattagGAAGTTCTAACGGTACGATGACATCGTCAGGCAGAACCAACCTCAACTCGACCACAGTTTCAAAGTCTTCTACCCCAAATTCAACTTTAGGAAGAGCCGCAGGTTTACCTGGTCTCAGAAGCCCGTCAATATGCTCCAAGGATAGTTTCATCACAAGAATATCAACTTTGAGCTCGAAATACAGCAGTGATGAACCACATTATGAATTTGATATCGTCTCTGAAGTAACCAGTATTGGAGCAATGACGAACTTGAACACCGTGGCAAATACTCCAAACTGTACTCCGCGAATAACAAGCCCGGTTTCTTCCAGAGTTGGAAACCACATCACCTGCGATATGGAAAGTCTGTACGAAAGCGTGAAAATTCTTGATTCATTTCTACTTGCAAGAGGAATACCTATTCTTCAAAGCCGCAATCACTCCACAGAAACTTTGCATCATGTGGGATCGGAGTATGGAACCTGTGGAAATGGTGCTTCCGGTGAATCGAGTAATCGAAATGTTACCGCTTCACGCGTTTGGCGCTCTACCGACGATACCCTAATTTCATAA